A genome region from Jeongeupia sp. HS-3 includes the following:
- a CDS encoding helix-turn-helix domain-containing protein, producing the protein MQRVHPLPADLTPTAAAVEIGVTTSTLATWRCRGSGPAYIKRNGKVFYRRADVAAFIASRTTEHGGEQ; encoded by the coding sequence ATGCAACGAGTCCACCCGCTTCCGGCTGACCTCACCCCCACCGCCGCCGCCGTCGAAATCGGCGTCACCACGTCCACCCTTGCGACCTGGCGTTGCCGTGGCAGCGGCCCGGCGTACATCAAGCGCAACGGCAAAGTGTTTTACCGTCGCGCCGACGTGGCGGCATTCATCGCCAGCCGCACCACTGAGCACGGGGGCGAGCAATGA
- a CDS encoding tyrosine-type recombinase/integrase, translating to MALTDLQCRKAKPKISDYTLSDGDGLFLMIRATGGKSWLCDFVAGGKRCKRTLGKYPAISLAEAHKLLMAARRLAELGQKPGDLLAHDHARALLITGKSVEDVEAELVKAQDVAAQAQRMTFGEAADRYKSEWVNRNWKNPGKGWLPVRLHLLPKLADLALDDIDTPMLRNLLASVREGSGTPTALHARGWAQRVFDYAIEHDWCKVNPARQINAARVGKRGQRSRWLSTLEIRRYLIGLHQSDCYRGYKLALHLLLMLGLRKNELCGAGWREFDFDSSEWLIPANRMKGKKEHRVFLPRQAVEMLSELQRLGNGSEWVLPARTKPTQPMKGDNLDGPHEAALIAGKIDDYVIHDHRHTVSTQLREQGHPSEVVEAALSHAIPGIAGVYAHAQYKTQRLEMLQAWADFLDNTVNEQTVIAATFRKLG from the coding sequence ATGGCACTGACCGATCTGCAATGCCGAAAGGCAAAACCCAAGATCAGCGATTACACCCTGTCCGATGGCGACGGGTTGTTTCTGATGATTCGGGCAACGGGCGGCAAGTCGTGGCTCTGTGATTTCGTCGCGGGCGGCAAGCGCTGCAAGCGCACGCTTGGCAAATACCCGGCTATCTCGCTCGCCGAAGCTCACAAGCTGCTGATGGCGGCGCGCCGGCTGGCAGAACTGGGACAGAAACCCGGCGATCTGCTGGCACACGACCATGCGCGCGCACTACTGATCACAGGTAAAAGCGTCGAGGATGTAGAAGCCGAGCTAGTAAAAGCGCAAGATGTCGCCGCCCAAGCGCAGCGAATGACCTTCGGGGAAGCTGCCGACCGATATAAATCCGAATGGGTAAACCGTAATTGGAAAAACCCGGGAAAAGGCTGGCTACCTGTCCGCCTGCACCTACTGCCCAAGCTGGCCGATCTGGCACTAGACGACATTGATACCCCGATGTTGCGCAACCTTCTCGCAAGCGTGCGCGAGGGTAGCGGCACGCCGACCGCCCTACATGCGCGGGGATGGGCGCAACGGGTATTTGATTACGCGATAGAGCACGACTGGTGCAAGGTCAACCCGGCACGCCAAATCAACGCGGCGCGCGTCGGCAAGCGGGGCCAGCGGTCGCGCTGGTTGTCCACCTTGGAGATTCGCCGCTATCTGATTGGGCTGCACCAGTCGGATTGTTATCGAGGCTACAAACTGGCGCTGCATCTATTGCTGATGCTTGGCCTACGGAAAAACGAGCTGTGCGGGGCCGGTTGGCGTGAGTTTGATTTTGATTCTAGCGAATGGCTCATTCCCGCTAACCGCATGAAAGGCAAGAAAGAGCACCGCGTATTTCTACCCCGGCAGGCCGTCGAAATGCTGTCGGAGCTGCAACGACTGGGCAACGGCAGCGAGTGGGTTTTGCCAGCGCGAACCAAGCCGACTCAGCCCATGAAAGGCGACAACCTGGACGGGCCACACGAGGCCGCGCTTATTGCCGGCAAGATTGATGATTACGTCATCCACGACCACCGACACACGGTCAGCACCCAGCTACGCGAACAAGGCCATCCATCCGAAGTAGTCGAAGCGGCATTGAGCCACGCCATCCCCGGCATTGCCGGCGTCTACGCTCATGCGCAGTACAAAACACAGCGGCTCGAAATGCTGCAAGCGTGGGCGGACTTTCTGGATAACACCGTGAACGAGCAGACCGTCATCGCGGCAACGTTCCGCAAGCTCGGCTGA
- a CDS encoding type II toxin-antitoxin system RelE/ParE family toxin, whose product MKTILTTDIFDAWLAGLRDKQAARRIHMRIDRAEDGNFGDCEPVGEGVAEMRIHYGPGYRVYFAQRGMEIVILLAGGDKSTQPKDIKTALELARQL is encoded by the coding sequence ATGAAGACCATCCTCACTACCGACATTTTCGATGCTTGGCTGGCCGGACTACGGGATAAGCAGGCCGCGCGCAGAATCCATATGCGGATTGACCGGGCCGAAGACGGCAACTTCGGCGACTGCGAACCGGTCGGTGAAGGCGTGGCAGAAATGCGTATTCACTACGGGCCGGGTTATCGGGTGTACTTCGCGCAGCGCGGCATGGAAATCGTGATTCTGCTGGCGGGCGGGGATAAATCCACCCAGCCCAAGGACATCAAAACCGCGCTTGAGCTGGCGCGGCAACTGTAG
- a CDS encoding DUF927 domain-containing protein → MSADLNHLKNPDAVPPINTPATDAAAAPTAPAASATPSGKPKAKPATKAVPSGFDRFITKADGVYYRPDEDSDPRKLCGPLRIVAQVRNQDGAGWSVLVHLQDLDGTPKDHLIPRAKLLSDQSSRVLEELAEQGLWFSYAADLKKLMLQYLQTGVDAPRARLVPRTGWNGSAFVLPDRVIGDSKEMLIYHGGAAAEMALAGTLDGWRDGVARYAVGNPIMLLTLGAALAGPLMAFFGMDSGGFHIAGPSKNGKSVACRVAASVFGSPSRYEKSWQTTATGAEAQLEAHNDLPLILDEIGRAKASDVAAVVYMLSQGQGKSRGRADGGLRAMTRWRCFVLSNGEHSVADYLSTHGVPVNAGQLARLLHVSAERRHGAFDELHGFADHPALCGAIAQAADQQHGVIGFAWLESLAAMDGDTLRREIEQAAASFAEAFIPAKASGQATHAARYFALVAYAGEAATTAGLTGWPARAAWDAAGALYGDWLQHRGGGGNEEDRQILRRVRLFFEQHGEARFTRWDRDDAVIDEHGPKTLARCGFRKTEIICSDGTASGSQRSETTYYVLAGSWGSEVLKGLDVRRANRLLLDLGVLLPDASGKASRTQHLPGMGSPRVYVVTPALWQTGGDDDA, encoded by the coding sequence ATGAGTGCCGACCTCAATCATTTGAAAAACCCCGATGCAGTGCCGCCGATCAATACGCCGGCGACCGATGCGGCTGCGGCCCCTACAGCCCCTGCGGCGTCCGCCACGCCCAGCGGCAAGCCCAAGGCCAAGCCCGCCACCAAGGCCGTCCCAAGCGGCTTTGATCGCTTTATCACCAAGGCCGACGGCGTGTACTACCGCCCCGACGAGGATAGCGACCCACGCAAGCTGTGCGGCCCGCTGCGCATCGTTGCTCAGGTGCGCAATCAGGACGGGGCCGGCTGGTCGGTGCTGGTGCATCTGCAAGATTTGGACGGCACGCCCAAGGATCACCTCATCCCCCGCGCCAAGCTATTATCCGATCAGTCGTCACGGGTACTTGAAGAGCTGGCGGAACAAGGCTTGTGGTTCTCGTACGCGGCCGACCTGAAAAAACTGATGCTGCAATACCTGCAAACCGGCGTTGATGCCCCCCGCGCCCGGTTGGTGCCGCGTACCGGCTGGAACGGTTCGGCCTTTGTTCTGCCTGACCGGGTGATCGGCGACAGCAAGGAAATGCTGATCTATCACGGCGGCGCGGCGGCTGAAATGGCATTGGCGGGTACGCTGGATGGCTGGCGCGATGGCGTGGCCCGCTATGCGGTCGGCAATCCGATCATGCTGCTGACGCTGGGCGCGGCGCTGGCCGGGCCGCTGATGGCGTTCTTCGGCATGGATTCGGGCGGCTTCCATATCGCCGGGCCGTCGAAGAACGGCAAGAGCGTCGCTTGTCGGGTGGCGGCATCGGTATTCGGTTCACCCAGCCGTTATGAGAAATCGTGGCAAACCACCGCCACCGGGGCAGAAGCCCAGCTCGAAGCCCATAACGACCTGCCGCTGATTCTGGATGAGATCGGCCGCGCCAAGGCATCCGACGTGGCGGCCGTGGTCTACATGCTCAGTCAGGGCCAAGGCAAGAGCCGGGGGCGGGCTGATGGCGGTTTGCGGGCGATGACGCGCTGGCGCTGCTTCGTACTGTCGAACGGCGAGCATTCGGTAGCCGACTACCTGAGCACGCACGGCGTGCCGGTCAACGCCGGCCAGTTGGCCCGACTGCTGCATGTGAGCGCCGAACGCCGCCACGGTGCCTTTGATGAACTGCACGGCTTTGCCGATCATCCGGCCTTGTGCGGTGCCATCGCGCAAGCCGCCGATCAGCAACACGGCGTCATCGGGTTTGCGTGGCTCGAATCGCTGGCGGCAATGGATGGCGACACGCTGCGGCGTGAGATCGAGCAGGCGGCTGCATCGTTTGCTGAGGCGTTCATCCCGGCCAAGGCATCGGGACAGGCAACCCACGCCGCACGCTATTTCGCGCTGGTTGCGTACGCCGGGGAAGCGGCGACCACGGCGGGCCTGACCGGCTGGCCAGCGCGCGCCGCATGGGATGCGGCCGGGGCGCTGTACGGCGACTGGTTGCAACATCGTGGCGGCGGCGGCAATGAAGAGGACCGGCAGATATTGCGTCGCGTGCGGTTGTTTTTCGAGCAGCACGGCGAGGCCCGCTTTACCCGATGGGATCGCGACGATGCCGTGATTGATGAGCACGGCCCGAAAACGCTTGCCCGCTGCGGTTTCCGCAAGACGGAAATCATATGCAGCGACGGCACGGCCAGCGGCAGCCAGCGCAGCGAAACCACTTATTACGTGCTGGCCGGCTCATGGGGTAGCGAGGTGCTCAAGGGCTTGGACGTTCGCCGCGCCAACCGGCTTTTGCTCGATCTTGGCGTGTTGTTGCCTGACGCCAGCGGCAAGGCATCCCGTACGCAACACCTGCCCGGCATGGGGTCGCCAAGGGTCTATGTGGTCACGCCGGCGCTGTGGCAAACCGGGGGCGATGATGACGCCTGA
- a CDS encoding toprim domain-containing protein produces the protein MAERLDLNTLKDLARDRWPAILQAAGIEAHHLGKRHCPCPICGGKDRFRFTDRDGRGCFVCNKHRPDGGDGFHLLADWLRCDFIGAARFVSDYLGGAAVTAIAIDPAELARRKAAEDAEQQRLWGKARTDNAALWRAAAPVCADSAVGRYLAGRGLTLDRYPKALRHHPALPYWHATNGHPVLLGTFPAMLAAVQAPSGEPVALHKTYLTDDGHKADVPSVKKWGSPSGISKGAAVRLFPAGPRLAIAEGIETALAVHCANGLPVWAGLSAHGVAHAILPAEVTDVFIFADRDENGAGEQAAETLAGRLIAEGRSVRVLVPGEVGQDWLDVMNGGEA, from the coding sequence ATGGCTGAACGTCTCGACCTCAATACCCTGAAAGACCTGGCCCGCGACCGCTGGCCGGCGATCCTGCAAGCGGCCGGCATTGAGGCCCACCACTTGGGCAAACGGCATTGCCCCTGCCCGATCTGCGGCGGCAAGGATCGCTTCCGCTTCACCGACCGCGACGGGCGCGGCTGCTTCGTCTGCAACAAGCATCGCCCGGACGGGGGCGATGGTTTCCACCTTCTGGCCGATTGGCTGCGTTGCGACTTTATCGGCGCGGCGCGTTTCGTTTCTGATTACTTGGGCGGTGCGGCGGTGACGGCTATCGCCATCGACCCGGCCGAACTGGCCCGGCGCAAGGCCGCCGAGGATGCCGAACAGCAACGGCTATGGGGCAAGGCTCGTACCGACAATGCCGCGCTGTGGCGTGCTGCTGCCCCGGTCTGCGCTGATTCTGCGGTCGGGCGCTATCTGGCCGGGCGTGGCTTGACGCTGGATCGCTACCCCAAGGCGCTGCGCCATCACCCCGCCTTGCCGTACTGGCACGCAACAAACGGCCATCCGGTGCTGCTGGGCACGTTCCCGGCGATGCTGGCGGCGGTGCAAGCGCCATCGGGCGAACCAGTGGCACTGCATAAAACCTACCTGACCGACGATGGCCACAAGGCCGACGTGCCCAGCGTGAAGAAATGGGGCAGCCCCAGCGGCATCAGCAAGGGCGCGGCGGTGCGCTTGTTTCCGGCAGGGCCACGGCTGGCGATTGCCGAAGGCATCGAGACGGCGCTGGCGGTGCATTGCGCCAATGGCCTGCCGGTCTGGGCCGGGCTGTCGGCGCATGGCGTGGCGCATGCCATCTTGCCGGCCGAAGTCACGGATGTGTTTATCTTTGCCGACCGCGACGAAAACGGCGCAGGCGAACAGGCTGCCGAAACCCTCGCCGGTCGCTTGATTGCCGAGGGGCGAAGCGTTCGTGTACTGGTTCCCGGTGAAGTCGGGCAAGACTGGCTGGATGTGATGAACGGGGGCGAAGCATGA
- a CDS encoding integron integrase, protein MSEPSPATPRLLDQVRDRIRVKHYSLRTEQAYLDWIKRYILFHGKRHPRDMGKTEIEAFLSHLTVVRNVTASTQNQAKAALLFLYREVLVLELPWLSEVTQAKAPSRLPVVLTVAETRALLNEMDGTWGLVARLLYGSGLRLLESLRLRVKDIDFARGELLIREGKGFKDRVTMLPQSLAGALQQHLARVELLHRADLRDGFGDVYLPYALARKYPNAGRQWGWQYVFPSARRGVDPRSGAIRRHHADEKGMQRAMRAAVLRLGFTKLATPHTLRHSFATHLLEAGQDIRTVQELLGHANVKTTMIYTHVLNRGGRGVISPLDY, encoded by the coding sequence ATGTCGGAGCCCTCGCCAGCTACGCCACGCTTGCTTGATCAGGTGCGTGACCGCATTCGCGTCAAGCATTACAGCTTGCGCACAGAGCAAGCTTATCTTGATTGGATCAAACGATACATTTTGTTTCATGGTAAGCGGCATCCACGCGACATGGGCAAGACGGAGATCGAGGCGTTTCTGAGTCATCTGACGGTGGTTCGCAATGTCACTGCGTCAACGCAGAATCAGGCAAAGGCTGCTTTATTGTTTCTGTACCGTGAGGTACTGGTGCTTGAATTGCCATGGTTAAGCGAAGTGACGCAGGCCAAAGCGCCTTCGCGTTTGCCGGTCGTGCTCACGGTGGCCGAAACGCGCGCCTTGTTGAACGAAATGGATGGCACCTGGGGATTGGTCGCGCGTTTGTTGTATGGCAGTGGTTTGCGCTTGCTTGAATCATTGCGTTTGCGGGTGAAGGATATCGATTTCGCGCGCGGTGAGTTACTGATCCGGGAGGGCAAGGGTTTCAAGGATCGGGTCACCATGTTGCCGCAGTCTTTGGCGGGCGCATTGCAGCAGCATTTGGCCAGGGTCGAGCTATTGCATCGGGCCGATTTGCGGGATGGGTTTGGCGATGTGTATTTGCCTTATGCCTTGGCGCGCAAGTATCCGAATGCCGGGCGGCAGTGGGGCTGGCAGTACGTTTTTCCATCGGCGCGGCGCGGTGTGGATCCACGCAGCGGCGCAATTCGCCGGCATCATGCCGATGAAAAAGGCATGCAGCGGGCGATGCGGGCTGCGGTATTGCGCTTGGGATTTACCAAGTTGGCTACGCCACATACGCTACGGCATAGTTTTGCGACGCATTTGCTGGAGGCAGGGCAGGATATTCGCACCGTGCAAGAGCTGCTCGGTCATGCCAACGTCAAGACCACGATGATTTACACCCACGTATTGAATCGAGGTGGGCGTGGGGTGATCAGCCCGCTGGATTACTAG
- the guaB gene encoding IMP dehydrogenase gives MRIVQKALTFDDVLLVPAHSTVMPRDVSLTTQLTRTIRLNLPLLSAAMDTVTEARLAIAMAQEGGMGIVHKNMTPKAQAFEVSKVKRYESGIVKDPITVRPDMLVRDVLALTQQHKISGLPVLDAQGFVVGIVTNRDIRFESRLDVPVSSIMTPKERLITVKEGASIDEARHLMHEHRLERVLVVDDSFKLKGLITVKDIIKTSEHPLAAKDEQGRLRVGAAVGVGEGTDERVALLAEAGVDVIVVDTAHGHSQGVIDRVRWVKQNYPQVQVIGGNIATAAAALALVEAGADAVKVGIGPGSICTTRIVAGVGVPQITAVANVADALAKHGIPLIADGGIRFSGDISKAIAAGASCVMLGGLFAGTEEAPGEVELYQGRSYKSYRGMGSLGAMAGSNGSSDRYFQDNVNNADKLVPEGIEGRVPYKGPLTAIVHQLMGGLRSSMGYLGCATINDVHTKAEFVEITSSGIRESHVHDVQITKEAPNYRME, from the coding sequence ATGCGCATCGTTCAGAAAGCCCTCACTTTCGACGACGTCCTCCTCGTTCCGGCTCACTCCACCGTGATGCCGCGCGATGTCAGTCTTACTACCCAGCTCACCCGCACCATTCGCCTGAATCTGCCACTACTGTCCGCCGCCATGGACACCGTGACCGAAGCGCGCCTCGCCATCGCCATGGCGCAGGAAGGGGGCATGGGCATCGTGCACAAGAACATGACGCCCAAAGCGCAGGCGTTCGAAGTGTCCAAGGTCAAGCGTTACGAATCGGGCATCGTCAAGGATCCGATCACCGTCCGCCCTGACATGCTGGTGCGCGACGTGCTTGCGCTGACGCAGCAGCACAAGATTTCCGGCCTGCCGGTGCTCGACGCACAAGGCTTTGTCGTCGGCATCGTCACCAACCGCGACATTCGGTTTGAATCGCGTCTGGACGTACCGGTCAGCTCGATCATGACCCCGAAAGAGCGACTGATCACCGTCAAGGAAGGCGCCAGCATCGACGAAGCCCGCCATCTGATGCACGAACACCGTCTTGAACGCGTGCTTGTGGTTGACGACAGCTTCAAGCTCAAGGGTCTGATCACCGTTAAGGACATCATCAAGACCAGCGAACATCCGCTCGCCGCCAAGGACGAGCAAGGTCGTCTGCGTGTTGGCGCTGCGGTTGGCGTCGGTGAAGGCACCGACGAGCGCGTGGCGCTGCTGGCGGAAGCCGGCGTTGATGTCATCGTGGTCGATACCGCGCACGGCCACAGTCAGGGCGTGATCGACCGGGTTCGCTGGGTCAAGCAGAACTACCCGCAAGTGCAGGTGATTGGCGGCAATATCGCCACCGCTGCCGCCGCGCTGGCACTGGTTGAAGCCGGCGCCGATGCGGTCAAGGTCGGTATCGGCCCGGGCTCGATCTGCACCACGCGGATTGTTGCCGGTGTTGGCGTGCCGCAAATCACCGCCGTTGCTAATGTGGCCGACGCACTGGCCAAACATGGCATCCCGCTGATCGCCGATGGCGGCATCCGCTTCTCGGGTGACATCTCCAAAGCCATCGCCGCCGGCGCCAGCTGCGTCATGCTCGGCGGTCTGTTCGCCGGTACCGAAGAAGCACCGGGTGAAGTCGAGTTGTACCAGGGTCGCAGCTACAAGAGCTATCGCGGCATGGGTTCGCTCGGCGCCATGGCCGGCAGCAACGGCTCGTCCGACCGTTATTTCCAGGACAACGTCAACAATGCCGACAAGCTGGTCCCGGAAGGCATCGAAGGCCGTGTGCCGTACAAGGGTCCGCTGACCGCGATCGTCCACCAGCTAATGGGTGGCCTGCGCTCATCGATGGGTTATCTCGGCTGCGCCACGATCAACGACGTTCACACCAAGGCTGAATTCGTCGAAATCACCTCGTCGGGCATCCGCGAATCGCACGTGCATGACGTGCAGATCACCAAGGAAGCACCGAACTACCGGATGGAGTAA
- a CDS encoding AlpA family transcriptional regulator, which produces MTAPTIAPGASLLRLPEVNKRTALSRSSIYAAIAAGTFPAPVRLGGNSVAWVSSEIDAWIGERIAARGPAKESQQ; this is translated from the coding sequence ATGACCGCCCCCACCATAGCCCCCGGCGCATCCCTGCTTCGCCTGCCTGAGGTCAACAAACGCACTGCGCTGTCTCGTAGCTCGATCTACGCCGCCATCGCGGCCGGCACGTTTCCGGCACCGGTGCGGCTGGGCGGCAACAGCGTTGCTTGGGTGTCGTCCGAAATCGACGCTTGGATCGGCGAGCGCATCGCCGCCCGTGGCCCCGCAAAGGAGAGCCAGCAATGA
- a CDS encoding addiction module antidote protein has translation MATIKLRKWDSAEHLKTEEDMLMYLDACLEEAGDDAAFIAKALGTIARARGMTQLAKDTGLGRESLYKALSGEGNPSFATILKVTRALGISLHAQARPAG, from the coding sequence ATGGCAACCATCAAACTACGTAAGTGGGACAGCGCCGAGCACCTCAAAACTGAGGAAGACATGCTGATGTATCTCGACGCCTGCTTGGAAGAAGCCGGCGATGATGCCGCTTTCATTGCCAAGGCGCTCGGCACTATCGCCCGCGCGCGCGGCATGACCCAGCTCGCCAAGGACACCGGTCTCGGCCGAGAAAGCCTATATAAAGCGCTGTCCGGCGAGGGAAACCCTAGCTTTGCAACCATCCTGAAGGTAACGCGGGCACTGGGCATCTCGTTGCACGCGCAGGCACGGCCGGCAGGCTAA